The following are from one region of the Paenibacillus sabinae T27 genome:
- a CDS encoding NAD(P)/FAD-dependent oxidoreductase — MYDIVIIGAGIVGTAVARELSKYKLRIAVLEKNNEIACGATKANSGIVYNGHTARPDKLKGRLTLQGRQMFEDLCRELDVAFRPVDMLIAGFDEEDDAAIEELRARAAANGISGVRILSREEALLREPSLNEGLRSALLNPGCGIVDPWELCFALAENAAANGTEFKLNTEVTGLAPLRDGITVETAAGSLQAKAVINCAGINTDVINRMAGSESFSILPKRGQYAVLDRSAKFQISHIVAHCKSEKEKSVFLIPTLHGNVMIGPSMEPTEDRTSKKTTAGQMEKLMKSAHKISRRIPERQVIRSFAGLKAKCSAGDFLIRESEVMNGLIHAAGINNPGLTCSPAIAVHIAGLVASMYGRMGLTLELSPAFVPHRRGIVSFKSIPYGERNLWVQQHPGYGRIVCRCEQVTEGEIRESIGRMPGASSVNGVKLRTRAGMGRCQGGFCGPKVASLLSEELDRRMEQVLYENNGSELLSDSMP, encoded by the coding sequence ATGTACGATATCGTCATCATAGGCGCAGGCATTGTGGGAACCGCGGTTGCCAGGGAGCTGTCCAAATATAAGCTTCGCATTGCCGTGCTTGAGAAAAATAATGAAATCGCCTGCGGCGCGACGAAGGCCAACAGCGGTATTGTCTACAATGGTCACACCGCCCGGCCGGACAAGCTTAAGGGCCGCCTGACCCTGCAGGGCAGGCAGATGTTCGAAGATCTGTGCCGGGAGCTTGATGTTGCGTTTAGACCCGTCGACATGCTGATTGCCGGATTCGACGAGGAAGACGATGCCGCCATTGAGGAGCTTCGCGCAAGGGCTGCCGCCAACGGCATTTCCGGTGTTCGCATCCTCAGCAGAGAAGAAGCCTTGCTGCGTGAGCCATCTCTGAATGAAGGCTTGCGATCGGCGCTGCTCAATCCGGGATGCGGGATCGTCGATCCATGGGAGCTGTGCTTCGCACTGGCGGAGAATGCCGCCGCGAACGGCACGGAGTTCAAGCTGAATACGGAAGTGACCGGACTTGCGCCGCTGCGGGACGGAATCACGGTGGAAACTGCCGCCGGATCGCTGCAAGCCAAGGCTGTCATCAACTGTGCAGGGATCAATACGGACGTCATTAACCGCATGGCGGGCTCGGAGTCTTTCTCCATCCTGCCGAAGCGGGGGCAATATGCCGTGCTTGACCGCAGCGCCAAGTTTCAGATCAGCCACATCGTAGCCCACTGCAAATCCGAGAAAGAAAAAAGCGTCTTCCTCATCCCCACTCTCCACGGCAACGTGATGATCGGGCCGAGCATGGAGCCAACCGAAGACCGCACAAGCAAGAAAACAACGGCCGGACAAATGGAAAAGCTGATGAAATCGGCTCATAAAATTTCACGGCGCATTCCGGAGCGCCAGGTCATCCGCTCTTTCGCGGGACTAAAGGCCAAATGCAGCGCTGGCGATTTCCTGATCCGGGAATCGGAGGTAATGAACGGGCTGATCCATGCCGCCGGAATCAACAACCCCGGCTTGACCTGCTCTCCGGCAATCGCCGTCCACATCGCGGGTCTGGTTGCTTCGATGTACGGGCGAATGGGGCTTACGCTTGAACTGAGCCCCGCCTTTGTTCCACATCGCCGCGGCATCGTCTCTTTCAAGTCCATCCCTTACGGCGAGAGAAATCTGTGGGTTCAGCAGCACCCCGGCTACGGCCGCATCGTATGCAGATGTGAGCAGGTCACCGAAGGCGAGATCCGTGAATCCATCGGGCGTATGCCCGGAGCGAGCTCCGTGAACGGCGTCAAGCTCCGGACAAGAGCCGGAATGGGCAGATGCCAGGGCGGCTTCTGCGGGCCGAAGGTTGCAAGCCTGCTGTCTGAGGAACTGGACCGGAGAATGGAACAGGTGTTATACGAAAATAACGGGTCGGAGCTTTTGTCTGATTCAATGCCTTAA
- a CDS encoding 5-(carboxyamino)imidazole ribonucleotide synthase, with translation MPDRKAQPRTLRPGSTVGVLGGGQLGRMMALAGSAMGYRFVALDPAPDAPCGQVSPQIVAAYDDIDAARELARRADVITYEFENVDAGVAALLAEESYVPQGSALLHTTQHRLREKAAIEAAGVPVAPYRKVASLADLKTAAAELGLPAVLKTVTGGYDGKGQAVLRREDELEDAFRRLAPERADSAASPQGGPAAGDAGSQGAEEDAPLVLEKFVPFRCEISVIAARSPRGEVKSFPAAENIHVNNILHLSIVPARVPEAIQRKARELAEKLIAGLDAVGLLAVEMFVTGDGELFVNELAPRPHNSGHYTMDACATSQFEQHVRAVCNLPLGDTELLTPAVMVNVLGQHLEGAVGRFCDEEANRLGVIPKLHIYSKTESKTGRKMGHINLLCKDTADALAWVEQTNLWRN, from the coding sequence ATGCCGGACCGTAAAGCGCAGCCGCGGACGCTTCGGCCGGGATCGACCGTCGGCGTGCTCGGCGGCGGGCAGCTCGGGCGCATGATGGCGCTGGCCGGCAGCGCCATGGGCTATCGCTTCGTGGCGCTCGACCCCGCGCCGGATGCGCCCTGCGGGCAGGTATCGCCGCAGATCGTCGCGGCGTACGACGACATCGACGCGGCGCGTGAGCTTGCGCGCCGCGCGGACGTGATCACGTACGAGTTCGAGAACGTCGACGCGGGCGTAGCCGCGCTGCTGGCGGAGGAATCGTACGTGCCCCAGGGCAGCGCGCTGCTGCACACGACGCAGCACCGGCTGCGCGAGAAGGCCGCCATCGAAGCTGCTGGCGTCCCGGTGGCCCCGTACCGCAAGGTGGCAAGCCTTGCGGACCTTAAGACGGCAGCCGCGGAGCTCGGCCTGCCGGCGGTGCTGAAGACCGTCACCGGAGGATATGACGGTAAGGGACAGGCCGTCCTCCGCCGGGAGGACGAGCTGGAGGACGCGTTCCGGCGGCTAGCGCCGGAGCGGGCCGACTCGGCCGCTTCGCCGCAAGGCGGGCCGGCAGCAGGAGACGCCGGCTCCCAAGGAGCGGAAGAGGACGCCCCGCTGGTGCTGGAGAAATTCGTGCCGTTCCGGTGCGAAATTTCGGTCATCGCCGCCCGCAGCCCGCGCGGCGAGGTGAAAAGCTTTCCAGCAGCGGAGAATATTCATGTGAATAACATTCTCCATCTGTCCATCGTCCCTGCCCGGGTGCCGGAAGCCATCCAGCGCAAAGCCCGCGAGCTGGCCGAGAAGCTCATCGCGGGACTGGACGCTGTCGGGCTGCTGGCGGTGGAGATGTTCGTCACCGGGGACGGCGAACTGTTCGTCAATGAACTGGCGCCCCGGCCGCATAACTCCGGCCATTACACGATGGATGCCTGCGCCACCTCGCAGTTCGAGCAGCATGTGCGGGCAGTATGCAATCTGCCGCTTGGCGACACGGAGCTGCTGACCCCCGCCGTCATGGTCAATGTGCTGGGCCAGCATCTGGAGGGTGCAGTCGGACGCTTTTGCGATGAAGAGGCCAATCGGCTTGGAGTCATCCCCAAGCTTCATATATATAGCAAGACCGAAAGCAAGACCGGCCGCAAAATGGGCCATATCAACCTGCTCTGCAAGGATACGGCGGATGCGCTGGCCTGGGTGGAGCAAACTAACCTTTGGAGGAACTGA
- a CDS encoding DNA topoisomerase III produces MKVLVLAEKPSVAREIARVMGCREKQKSYMEGPEYIVTWALGHLVGLAEPEDYDHKFATWALEDLPILPDRMKLKVLRETGGQFKAVQHLMKRQDVGELIIATDAAREGELLARWIMTMSHWKKPFRRLWISSQTDKAIKEGFASLKPGREFDRLYESARCRAEADWMVGLNVTRALTTKFGAPLSAGRVQTPTLGMIMDREREIMNFRSQEFDTLVADFGNFQAQWRAGGGDGRIFDKDKSAVLAKRLEGRSGTLAKVQKSEKIEPHPLAYDLTELQRDANRKFGFSAKQTSSVLQRLYEQHKLVTYPRTDSRYLTADMTGTLKERLNSVAVGPYATLARPLVRKPLNITKRIVDDSKVSDHHAIIPTEQTVLLNQLSTEERKLYDLIVRRFISLFYPPARYDAVSVTVTVDGETFTAKGTTVKDAGWREVYGGDLSTDEDEESGGGEAEGRGITLPELRQGDTVSIRRCMLRGGRTQPPGRYSEAALLTQMEKHGLGTPATRADIIEKLVSSDTIERQGNVLHPTGEGKQLIELVSPQLRTPELTARWEAELERIARGQGKPEPFLQGIRGMAKELVAEVKNSGAEYKPHNVSSSHCPQCGTRLLEKKSKRGKLLVCPADDCGYTRAGEKRLSNRRCPQCHKKMELKEGKAGLYVQCLSCGITETVNKDSKHMNKREQQKLVNQYSKPESIGTSLGDLLKAALEGKQEGQ; encoded by the coding sequence ATGAAAGTATTGGTACTAGCGGAAAAGCCGTCGGTGGCGCGCGAAATTGCGCGGGTGATGGGCTGCCGGGAGAAGCAAAAGAGCTATATGGAAGGACCGGAGTATATTGTGACCTGGGCGCTCGGCCATCTGGTGGGACTTGCGGAGCCCGAGGATTATGACCATAAATTTGCAACCTGGGCGCTGGAAGACCTGCCGATCCTGCCGGACCGGATGAAGCTGAAAGTGCTGCGGGAGACGGGCGGACAGTTCAAGGCGGTTCAGCATCTGATGAAGCGTCAGGATGTCGGCGAGCTTATTATCGCGACAGATGCGGCTCGCGAAGGGGAACTGCTGGCGAGGTGGATTATGACCATGTCCCATTGGAAAAAGCCGTTCCGGCGGCTGTGGATCTCTTCCCAGACCGATAAGGCGATCAAGGAAGGCTTTGCATCGCTGAAGCCGGGCCGGGAGTTCGACCGGCTGTACGAGTCGGCGCGCTGCCGCGCCGAGGCCGACTGGATGGTCGGCCTTAATGTGACCCGGGCGCTGACCACGAAGTTTGGGGCTCCACTCTCGGCGGGCCGCGTACAGACGCCGACGCTTGGCATGATCATGGACCGGGAACGGGAAATCATGAATTTCCGGTCACAGGAATTCGATACGCTGGTCGCGGACTTCGGGAATTTCCAGGCACAGTGGAGAGCAGGCGGGGGAGACGGCCGGATTTTTGATAAGGATAAGAGCGCCGTGCTGGCCAAGCGCCTGGAGGGACGGAGCGGCACGCTGGCAAAGGTGCAAAAAAGCGAGAAAATCGAGCCGCATCCGCTCGCTTACGATTTGACCGAGCTCCAGCGGGACGCGAACCGCAAATTCGGCTTCTCGGCGAAGCAGACGTCGAGCGTGCTTCAGCGGCTCTATGAGCAGCATAAGCTGGTCACGTATCCCCGGACAGACAGCCGGTATCTGACGGCCGATATGACCGGGACGCTGAAGGAGCGTCTGAACAGCGTAGCGGTAGGTCCTTATGCGACGCTTGCCCGTCCGCTGGTGCGGAAGCCGCTGAATATTACGAAGCGGATCGTCGACGACAGCAAGGTGAGTGATCACCATGCGATTATTCCGACGGAGCAAACGGTTCTGCTGAACCAGCTCAGTACGGAGGAGCGCAAGCTGTACGACTTGATCGTGCGCCGGTTCATCAGCCTGTTCTATCCCCCGGCACGTTACGATGCGGTATCCGTAACGGTTACGGTGGACGGCGAGACTTTCACGGCCAAGGGCACCACCGTCAAGGACGCCGGCTGGCGTGAAGTCTACGGCGGCGACCTCAGTACGGACGAGGATGAGGAGTCCGGAGGAGGCGAGGCGGAAGGGCGCGGCATTACGCTGCCGGAGCTGCGGCAGGGCGACACGGTATCGATCCGCCGCTGCATGCTGCGCGGCGGCCGGACGCAGCCGCCGGGACGTTACAGCGAGGCTGCGCTGCTGACGCAGATGGAGAAGCACGGCCTCGGTACGCCGGCCACCCGGGCGGACATTATTGAGAAGCTCGTATCGTCGGATACGATCGAGCGGCAGGGCAATGTCCTGCATCCGACCGGCGAGGGCAAGCAGCTCATCGAGCTGGTGTCGCCGCAACTCCGCACACCGGAATTGACGGCCCGCTGGGAGGCCGAGCTGGAGCGGATTGCCCGCGGCCAAGGGAAGCCGGAGCCGTTCCTGCAGGGCATTCGCGGCATGGCGAAGGAGCTAGTCGCGGAAGTCAAGAACAGCGGCGCGGAGTACAAGCCGCATAATGTTTCGAGCAGCCACTGCCCGCAGTGCGGCACGCGGCTGCTGGAGAAGAAATCGAAGCGCGGCAAGCTGCTTGTATGTCCGGCGGACGACTGCGGCTATACCCGGGCCGGAGAGAAACGGCTGTCGAACCGCCGCTGCCCGCAGTGCCATAAGAAGATGGAGCTGAAGGAAGGCAAAGCAGGCCTGTACGTTCAATGCCTCAGCTGTGGAATTACGGAGACCGTGAATAAGGACAGCAAGCATATGAACAAGCGGGAACAGCAGAAGCTGGTGAACCAGTACAGCAAGCCAGAGAGCATTGGCACAAGCCTCGGTGATCTGCTCAAAGCGGCCTTGGAAGGCAAACAAGAGGGACAATAA
- the purE gene encoding 5-(carboxyamino)imidazole ribonucleotide mutase, whose amino-acid sequence MSVQVAVIMGSKSDWETMQHACAVLEELEISYEKKVVSAHRTPDLMFRFAEEAADRGIRVIIAGAGGAAHLPGMVAAKTILPVIGVPVQSKALNGLDSLLSIVQMPGGIPVATVAIGKAGAVNAGLLAAQIIGAFDPEVQRRAQRRRDAIRDEVLEGSDDL is encoded by the coding sequence ATGTCGGTGCAGGTAGCTGTCATCATGGGCAGCAAATCGGATTGGGAAACAATGCAGCATGCGTGTGCGGTGCTGGAAGAGCTTGAGATCTCCTATGAGAAAAAAGTGGTGTCCGCCCACCGCACCCCGGATCTCATGTTCCGCTTTGCGGAGGAGGCCGCGGACCGGGGCATCCGCGTCATTATCGCCGGCGCCGGAGGCGCTGCGCATCTGCCGGGCATGGTCGCGGCGAAGACGATCCTGCCGGTCATCGGCGTACCGGTGCAGTCGAAGGCGCTGAACGGGCTGGATTCGCTGCTCTCCATCGTGCAGATGCCGGGAGGCATTCCAGTCGCGACAGTTGCCATCGGCAAGGCCGGCGCGGTCAATGCCGGGCTGCTGGCGGCCCAGATCATCGGGGCGTTCGATCCCGAGGTGCAGCGCCGGGCGCAGCGGCGCCGGGACGCCATCCGCGACGAAGTGCTGGAAGGCAGCGACGACCTATGA
- a CDS encoding zinc-binding alcohol dehydrogenase family protein codes for MSNSKQTMKAVGLYKYLDISQPESLIDLEIEKPVPAGRDLLVKVGAISVNPVDVKVRAPKAKTESSPKVLGWDVAGIVEQTGPDCTLFKPGDEVYYAGAIDRPGGNSEYHLVDERIAGSKPASLDFAQAAALPLTTITAWEALFERLGIPMSKEDNTGKTLLIIGAAGGVGSIAIQLAKYAGLTVIGTASRSESSEWAKGLGADYIISHYEPFLAQMKAAGLSYADYILCLNATVQHWGHMAEAIAPQGKICSIVETEEPLDLNLLKNKSATFTWEFMFTRSLYQTPDMIKQHELLNENARLIDSRVIRTTLTDLLEPINAANLRKAHAMIETGRTVGKIVLEHFE; via the coding sequence ATGAGCAACAGCAAGCAAACGATGAAAGCCGTAGGATTGTACAAATATCTGGATATCTCGCAGCCGGAGAGCCTGATCGATCTTGAAATCGAAAAGCCGGTTCCCGCCGGCCGGGATCTGCTCGTCAAGGTAGGCGCCATATCCGTCAACCCGGTTGACGTCAAGGTTCGCGCTCCCAAAGCGAAGACGGAGTCGTCGCCGAAGGTGCTGGGCTGGGATGTCGCGGGCATCGTCGAGCAGACGGGACCGGACTGCACCCTGTTTAAACCGGGAGATGAGGTGTATTACGCAGGCGCCATTGACCGTCCGGGCGGGAACAGTGAGTATCATCTTGTCGATGAACGTATCGCCGGGAGCAAGCCCGCTTCTCTCGATTTTGCCCAAGCGGCCGCGCTTCCGCTGACGACGATAACCGCATGGGAGGCACTCTTCGAACGTCTGGGCATCCCGATGTCCAAGGAGGATAATACCGGCAAAACGCTGCTAATTATCGGTGCCGCCGGCGGCGTCGGATCTATCGCCATTCAGTTGGCCAAATATGCGGGACTCACCGTGATCGGCACCGCTTCCCGCTCCGAATCGTCCGAATGGGCCAAGGGCCTCGGAGCCGATTATATCATCAGCCATTACGAGCCGTTCCTTGCTCAAATGAAAGCTGCCGGGCTTTCTTATGCCGATTATATTCTGTGCCTGAACGCCACGGTGCAGCACTGGGGGCATATGGCCGAAGCCATTGCTCCGCAGGGAAAAATATGCTCGATCGTCGAAACCGAAGAGCCGCTTGACCTGAACCTGCTCAAAAATAAAAGCGCCACTTTCACGTGGGAATTCATGTTCACCCGCTCGCTGTATCAAACCCCGGATATGATCAAGCAGCATGAGCTGCTGAATGAAAACGCCCGCCTGATCGACTCCAGAGTAATCCGCACCACCCTGACCGACCTACTAGAGCCGATCAACGCCGCTAATCTGCGCAAGGCACATGCCATGATCGAAACGGGCCGGACGGTCGGGAAGATCGTATTGGAGCATTTTGAATAA
- a CDS encoding acyl-[acyl-carrier-protein] thioesterase, producing the protein MDKSMPLVWEETQRVYASDTDFRAGGKLSFILDIMQHAADSAVADMGNSLEEMLGMNMGWMLMTLDVQIGRPLRQGDQLTVRTWCKGTKGPLWLRDFRIFDGQGYEAVSARSVWVLVDTTKRKILRPNVFPAEIQFYTGDSVGDIPEKVVTPQDIALTEAYRYQVRYSGLDNYGHLNNARYGDLCSDALPLTVFEKKQLRHFRISYLQEATYGEEMIIQVSPETSEGFYVRGLRENKVYFEASLDFDSE; encoded by the coding sequence ATGGACAAGTCGATGCCTCTCGTATGGGAGGAAACTCAAAGAGTCTACGCCAGCGACACGGATTTTCGGGCGGGAGGGAAGCTTTCCTTTATTCTGGATATTATGCAGCACGCAGCCGATTCGGCCGTTGCCGATATGGGAAACAGTCTGGAAGAGATGCTGGGGATGAATATGGGATGGATGCTGATGACTCTGGATGTGCAGATTGGCCGCCCTCTCCGGCAAGGAGATCAATTAACGGTTCGCACTTGGTGTAAAGGAACGAAGGGCCCGTTATGGCTAAGGGATTTCCGGATTTTTGACGGACAGGGCTATGAGGCAGTGTCGGCAAGGTCGGTATGGGTGCTCGTCGATACGACTAAACGGAAGATTTTGCGGCCGAACGTATTCCCAGCAGAAATTCAGTTCTATACCGGCGATTCGGTAGGGGATATCCCCGAAAAAGTCGTCACTCCCCAAGACATTGCGTTAACCGAGGCTTACCGGTATCAGGTCAGATACAGCGGACTGGATAATTACGGACATTTGAATAATGCGCGCTATGGAGACTTATGCAGTGATGCGCTTCCGTTGACTGTTTTTGAAAAGAAACAGCTGCGGCACTTCCGGATTTCGTACTTGCAGGAGGCGACCTATGGGGAAGAAATGATAATTCAGGTGTCGCCGGAAACCAGTGAAGGATTTTATGTGCGAGGGCTACGGGAAAATAAGGTGTATTTTGAAGCGAGTCTGGATTTCGATTCCGAATAA
- a CDS encoding winged helix-turn-helix transcriptional regulator: MRNRKNGYGECPNDQGCPVEYTLDVIGGKWKGVLLYHLVEGTKRFSDFRRICPTITQRMLTLQLRELEEDGVIHREVYHQVPPKVEYSLTEFGRTLVPIILLMRDWGEAYKNRPRVQDGQLPSQS, from the coding sequence ATGAGAAACCGCAAGAACGGATACGGTGAATGCCCGAATGACCAGGGCTGCCCGGTTGAATATACGCTGGATGTGATCGGGGGGAAATGGAAAGGGGTTCTGCTCTACCACCTGGTTGAAGGAACCAAAAGATTCAGCGATTTCAGACGAATCTGCCCGACTATTACGCAACGAATGCTGACCCTGCAGCTGAGAGAGCTGGAAGAGGACGGCGTGATTCACCGGGAAGTGTATCATCAGGTGCCGCCCAAGGTCGAATATTCGCTGACAGAGTTCGGACGGACGCTGGTTCCAATTATTTTGCTGATGCGTGACTGGGGCGAGGCGTATAAAAACAGACCTCGGGTACAAGACGGGCAGCTCCCTTCTCAGTCGTAA
- a CDS encoding DUF1667 domain-containing protein — protein MMKQSTLTCIVCPKECALDVYSLDRVVTYISGYSCERGKRYAHDETLCPSRIVTTTVSIEGGVCKRLPVRSSGPLPKERMGEWMRLVKELRVKAPVRAGEVLIAGILGTGTDVISSKSVALDQQSSVAHDISGAGC, from the coding sequence ATGATGAAGCAGAGCACTCTTACCTGTATTGTCTGCCCGAAGGAATGCGCCCTTGACGTGTATTCGCTGGATCGGGTGGTAACCTATATCTCCGGGTATTCCTGCGAGCGGGGGAAGCGCTACGCCCATGACGAGACCCTCTGCCCCTCCCGCATAGTGACCACGACGGTCTCCATTGAGGGCGGTGTCTGCAAGCGGCTGCCCGTCCGCTCCAGCGGACCTCTGCCGAAGGAACGGATGGGCGAATGGATGCGGCTGGTCAAAGAGCTCCGGGTAAAAGCCCCCGTACGGGCCGGAGAGGTACTGATCGCCGGCATTCTGGGAACCGGTACAGACGTCATCAGTTCAAAAAGCGTTGCGCTGGATCAGCAATCATCAGTTGCTCATGACATATCCGGTGCAGGATGTTAA
- a CDS encoding NAD(P)/FAD-dependent oxidoreductase, with translation MKRFELAVIGGGPAGLAAALEARQRGIKRIILLERERELGGILQQCVHSGFGLHLFKEELTGPEYAERFIESIGQSDIVCKTDTTVLEITDRRTVTAVNDTDGYMEIEAEALVLATGCRERTREAVGIPGDRPAGILTAGSAQRFMNLEGYRIGKRAVILGSGDVGLIMARRLTLEGSEVAAVVEAMPAPSGLRRNVIQCLDDFGIPLLLGHTVTSVIGKNRLEGVRIAQVDSRMQPISGTETLIPCDALLLSVGLIPENDLALQAGIAINEDNQGLAVAERMQTSAEGIFACGNAVSIHSLADYVTIQGRLAGRSAASFILDRQRRTGLDPDHPDRRHMAR, from the coding sequence ATGAAACGGTTTGAGCTTGCGGTCATCGGCGGAGGCCCTGCGGGACTGGCAGCTGCGCTGGAAGCTAGACAAAGGGGCATTAAGCGCATTATCCTGCTGGAACGGGAGCGGGAATTAGGCGGGATTCTGCAGCAGTGCGTACACAGCGGATTCGGGCTGCATCTGTTCAAAGAGGAGCTGACCGGACCTGAATACGCCGAACGGTTCATCGAATCCATAGGGCAGTCGGATATTGTGTGCAAGACGGACACAACCGTGCTTGAAATAACGGATCGGCGAACGGTTACGGCCGTCAATGATACCGACGGCTATATGGAAATTGAGGCGGAAGCGCTCGTGCTGGCGACCGGCTGCCGGGAACGGACACGGGAAGCCGTCGGCATCCCGGGCGACCGTCCGGCCGGAATCCTGACCGCCGGCAGTGCCCAGCGTTTCATGAATCTGGAAGGCTATCGCATCGGAAAGCGAGCCGTCATTCTCGGATCGGGCGATGTCGGCCTGATTATGGCCCGCCGGCTGACGCTTGAAGGCAGCGAAGTTGCCGCTGTTGTCGAAGCCATGCCCGCCCCTTCCGGTCTGCGCCGCAATGTCATTCAGTGCCTGGACGACTTCGGCATCCCCCTCCTTCTCGGCCATACCGTCACTTCCGTGATCGGGAAGAACCGGCTCGAAGGAGTCCGGATTGCGCAAGTGGACAGCCGCATGCAGCCTATTTCAGGCACGGAAACCTTGATCCCGTGCGACGCGCTGCTTCTCTCTGTCGGTCTGATCCCGGAGAATGACCTGGCTCTGCAAGCTGGCATTGCCATTAACGAAGACAACCAAGGACTGGCTGTCGCTGAGCGGATGCAGACAAGCGCCGAGGGAATCTTCGCTTGCGGGAACGCGGTGTCCATCCATAGTCTGGCCGATTATGTCACCATCCAGGGAAGGTTGGCCGGACGCTCCGCGGCAAGCTTCATCCTTGACCGGCAGCGACGGACAGGGCTTGATCCGGATCATCCAGACAGGAGGCATATGGCCAGATGA
- a CDS encoding nitroreductase family protein produces MIKELVKKNRTYRRFYEDVKIERETLEELIDLARLSSSGGNLQSLKYILSHDDEKNSLIFPHLRWAGYLTDWDGPEEGERPSAYIVVLGDKEISANHFWDHGIACQSILLGACEKGLGGCMFGASNKQALTEALHIPERYEVILVIALGKPKEVVVLEEVADPQDIKYWRDEQGVHHVPKRKLEDIIVNL; encoded by the coding sequence GTGATTAAGGAGCTTGTCAAGAAAAACCGAACGTACAGAAGATTTTATGAGGATGTTAAAATTGAGCGGGAAACTTTGGAGGAACTGATTGATCTGGCGCGCCTTTCTTCGAGCGGCGGCAATTTGCAATCCCTGAAGTACATCCTTTCTCATGATGATGAGAAGAACAGCCTGATCTTTCCGCATCTGAGATGGGCGGGCTATTTGACGGATTGGGATGGACCGGAGGAGGGCGAGCGGCCTTCGGCTTATATCGTGGTGCTGGGCGATAAGGAGATAAGCGCCAACCATTTCTGGGATCATGGAATCGCTTGTCAAAGCATCCTGTTGGGCGCTTGTGAGAAGGGCCTCGGGGGCTGCATGTTCGGCGCAAGCAATAAGCAGGCTTTAACAGAGGCGCTGCATATTCCGGAGCGATACGAGGTTATACTGGTTATTGCGCTTGGCAAACCGAAGGAAGTTGTTGTCCTGGAAGAAGTGGCGGACCCGCAGGATATCAAATACTGGCGTGATGAACAAGGCGTCCATCATGTGCCGAAGCGGAAACTGGAGGACATCATCGTTAATTTGTAA
- a CDS encoding universal stress protein translates to MLFSKILLAYDGSKAANKALDRAVELAKVTPGSSLHVVHAFEFPRFFIGEALAPLPASVNKDYYDLAVQTTEEVKRRLADEGLNAKVELLQGAPAETILKYAKDQAVDVIVIGSRGLGGIREFVLGSVSHNVVQSARIPVLVVK, encoded by the coding sequence ATGTTATTCTCTAAAATCTTGCTCGCCTATGACGGTTCGAAAGCCGCCAACAAAGCGTTGGATCGCGCGGTCGAATTGGCCAAGGTAACGCCGGGGTCCTCCCTGCATGTCGTACACGCATTTGAATTCCCGCGGTTCTTTATCGGGGAAGCTCTCGCGCCTCTCCCGGCTTCGGTCAACAAGGATTATTACGATTTGGCGGTGCAGACGACAGAAGAAGTGAAGCGGCGGCTTGCGGATGAAGGGCTGAATGCGAAGGTAGAGCTGCTGCAGGGGGCGCCTGCGGAGACGATTCTGAAATACGCCAAGGATCAGGCGGTGGACGTGATCGTGATCGGCAGCCGGGGCCTCGGAGGCATTCGCGAGTTCGTGCTCGGCAGTGTCAGCCACAATGTGGTGCAGAGTGCGCGGATTCCGGTCCTCGTTGTAAAATAA
- a CDS encoding DUF1294 domain-containing protein: protein MVNIVVLWFAIINIIGYIVMSEDKDKARGRKERVPEKTLFLLAAIGGALGVMTAMYRRRHKTRHLSFVIGIPALVLLNVLMYSYFLQ, encoded by the coding sequence ATGGTCAATATTGTGGTGCTATGGTTTGCAATAATCAACATTATCGGCTACATCGTCATGTCGGAGGACAAGGATAAAGCCCGCGGCAGAAAGGAACGTGTTCCGGAGAAAACGCTCTTTTTGCTGGCGGCGATCGGAGGGGCTCTCGGCGTGATGACGGCTATGTACCGCAGACGCCACAAGACACGGCATCTATCCTTTGTCATTGGAATTCCGGCATTGGTGCTTCTGAACGTCCTGATGTACAGCTATTTTTTGCAATAA